One Methanocaldococcus infernus ME DNA segment encodes these proteins:
- a CDS encoding B12-binding domain-containing radical SAM protein, producing the protein MSMIIIDCLAVGDGKKLLTRDVIGAGPRTVKGILESEGFKVKIVPYEDFKSIDREDIVFISAMSSDIRAVKKLVDKIRMKVDKIILGGPIANDLNILNKVNADISIVGEAELTLRELIKKDFNPEGVKGVTYWKDFKVYNNPLREVLKDLSLITPSTKIKDYKNYFSARVYVEVVRGCSNFKRALLLCKSYCGKCERGTLSCPQHINPGCGFCSVPSVFGYAKSRDEDTIVEEIEELLKEGVKRIVLSAPDFLDYGRDSYNPYEPVNYEAIESLLSRCKELSERFNSKILIENVKANLFDERVAKIIKEYLGSTTIYIGCESGDKEHCNLLGRPSEPRDVLKAVKIAKKYNLKAQVYFIYGLPGENERSSRNTIRFMHKLKPYIDKITVYKFRPLPMSAFQNFKPNVTKFSLKIKETARRINLEIKRKYLGKRLEVIIAEKHFNKKEDAVGYLKDSGLLVVVKDGAKYIGEVKKVRIKKVYEKYLEGVIDGS; encoded by the coding sequence ATCTCTATGATTATTATAGATTGCTTAGCTGTTGGAGATGGAAAAAAATTACTAACAAGGGATGTTATAGGAGCTGGCCCAAGGACAGTTAAGGGAATCTTAGAAAGTGAAGGCTTTAAAGTTAAAATTGTCCCTTATGAAGATTTTAAATCTATAGATAGGGAAGATATAGTCTTTATAAGTGCTATGTCCTCTGACATAAGGGCTGTTAAAAAGCTTGTAGATAAAATTAGGATGAAAGTAGATAAAATTATCTTAGGTGGACCTATAGCCAATGATCTCAACATCTTGAATAAGGTTAATGCTGACATCTCAATAGTTGGAGAGGCTGAGCTTACACTGAGAGAGTTGATAAAGAAAGACTTTAATCCTGAGGGAGTTAAGGGAGTAACTTACTGGAAAGACTTTAAGGTTTATAATAATCCTCTAAGAGAGGTTTTAAAAGATTTAAGCTTAATTACTCCATCAACAAAAATAAAAGACTATAAAAATTACTTCTCTGCAAGGGTTTATGTTGAGGTTGTAAGGGGCTGTAGCAACTTTAAAAGAGCTCTTCTTTTATGTAAATCTTACTGTGGAAAGTGTGAGAGAGGAACTTTAAGTTGTCCTCAGCATATAAACCCTGGTTGTGGCTTCTGCTCTGTTCCTTCAGTGTTTGGCTATGCAAAGAGTAGGGATGAAGATACTATAGTGGAAGAGATAGAAGAGCTTTTAAAGGAAGGGGTTAAGAGAATTGTTCTATCAGCTCCAGACTTCTTAGACTATGGTAGAGACTCTTATAACCCTTATGAACCTGTAAATTATGAAGCTATAGAGAGCTTACTAAGTAGATGTAAAGAGCTGTCAGAAAGGTTTAATAGTAAGATACTAATTGAGAATGTTAAAGCTAACCTATTTGATGAGAGAGTGGCTAAGATAATAAAAGAATATTTAGGCTCAACAACAATTTATATAGGATGTGAAAGTGGAGATAAAGAGCACTGCAATCTTTTAGGAAGGCCTTCTGAGCCAAGAGATGTTTTAAAAGCTGTGAAGATAGCTAAGAAATATAATTTAAAGGCTCAGGTTTATTTTATCTATGGCCTTCCTGGAGAGAATGAGAGGAGTAGTAGAAACACTATAAGATTTATGCACAAGCTTAAGCCTTATATTGATAAGATCACTGTTTATAAGTTTAGACCTCTCCCCATGTCTGCATTCCAAAATTTTAAGCCTAATGTAACTAAGTTCTCCTTAAAGATTAAGGAAACTGCAAGAAGGATAAACTTAGAGATTAAGAGAAAATACTTAGGGAAGAGGTTAGAGGTTATCATAGCTGAGAAACACTTTAATAAAAAGGAGGATGCTGTAGGTTATTTAAAAGATAGTGGTTTATTAGTTGTAGTGAAAGATGGAGCTAAGTATATTGGTGAGGTTAAGAAGGTTAGGATAAAAAAGGTTTATGAAAAATACTTAGAAGGTGTGATAGATGGAAGCTAA
- the prf1 gene encoding peptide chain release factor aRF-1, translating into MEAKDKYYFKKLLKELKKKKGKGTELISLYIPAGRRISDVAQHLREEMSQAANIKSKSTRKNVQSAIESILQRLKLLKEPLEKGVVIFAGMIPRSGPGTEKMETYVIEPPEPIKTYIYRCDSEFYLEPLEEFLEDKDVYGIILVDRNEATIALVKGRNIQILKRLTSGVPGKFKAGGQSARRLERLIDLAAHEFLQRVGQKANEQFLPLLQEKKLKGILVGGPGHTKNEFVEGDYLHHELKKIVLNTYDLCYTEEFGIRELLEKAAPLLKDVELMKEREAVQKFLKELIKEDGGLAAYGEKEVLNALLMGAVDTLIVSENINKYKVIIKCNNCDYTEERTVNKDELYKLEEEIKNLSCPKCGSALSIVEEKDYIEYLSELCEQSGTKLVTVSSETEEGAMIEKAFKGIAAILRYKVQ; encoded by the coding sequence ATGGAAGCTAAGGATAAGTATTATTTTAAAAAACTACTAAAGGAGCTGAAGAAGAAGAAAGGTAAAGGGACAGAGTTAATTAGCCTCTACATTCCAGCTGGTAGAAGAATATCTGATGTAGCCCAACATTTAAGAGAGGAGATGAGTCAAGCAGCCAATATTAAAAGTAAGAGTACAAGGAAGAATGTTCAGTCTGCTATAGAGTCTATCTTACAAAGGTTAAAGTTATTAAAAGAGCCTTTAGAGAAAGGGGTAGTAATTTTTGCTGGGATGATCCCAAGATCTGGTCCTGGAACAGAGAAAATGGAAACCTATGTTATAGAGCCACCAGAACCTATAAAGACTTATATATATAGATGTGACTCTGAATTTTACTTAGAGCCATTAGAGGAATTTTTAGAGGATAAGGATGTTTATGGAATCATCTTAGTTGATAGAAATGAGGCAACAATAGCATTAGTTAAAGGTAGGAATATACAGATATTGAAAAGACTAACTTCAGGAGTTCCTGGGAAGTTTAAAGCTGGAGGTCAGTCAGCAAGGAGATTAGAGAGATTAATAGACTTAGCTGCTCATGAGTTCTTACAGAGGGTTGGGCAAAAGGCTAATGAGCAATTTTTACCACTACTACAAGAGAAGAAATTAAAAGGAATCTTAGTAGGTGGTCCAGGGCATACAAAGAATGAGTTTGTTGAAGGAGACTATTTACACCATGAGCTTAAAAAGATAGTGCTAAATACTTATGATCTATGCTACACTGAGGAGTTTGGAATTAGAGAGCTCTTAGAAAAGGCTGCTCCTCTTTTAAAGGATGTTGAGTTAATGAAAGAGAGGGAAGCTGTCCAAAAGTTTTTAAAAGAACTTATTAAGGAAGATGGTGGGTTAGCAGCTTATGGAGAAAAAGAGGTTTTAAATGCCCTACTTATGGGAGCTGTTGACACTCTAATAGTCTCTGAGAATATAAATAAATATAAAGTAATTATTAAGTGTAACAATTGTGACTACACTGAGGAGAGGACAGTTAATAAAGATGAGCTCTATAAATTAGAAGAAGAGATAAAAAATTTATCTTGTCCAAAGTGTGGAAGTGCTCTATCAATAGTTGAAGAGAAAGATTATATTGAATATCTCTCAGAACTCTGTGAGCAGAGTGGAACTAAATTAGTGACAGTTTCCTCAGAGACTGAGGAAGGAGCTATGATAGAAAAGGCTTTCAAGGGAATAGCTGCTATTTTAAGATATAAGGTTCAATAA
- a CDS encoding DUF169 domain-containing protein, producing the protein MDVKEVRELGKKLMELMMLDKPFVAVKLAKSKDEIPEGYEEPEKEMRHCEMIQKARLERKKLYATVDKHLCKGGAYALGVFRNPPEPLATGKLYVKLGNYINEDVAKKVVDAIPKVKEEIYATVYAPLDETDFIPDSIVFIGLPLYALRLVQALLYHQGIRFQADFAGIQSLCADAVAAVYVRKAPNMTLGCNGSRKYAEIKPEEVIVAFPVNKLKDVVEAIEKFRQIWSCH; encoded by the coding sequence ATGGATGTCAAAGAAGTTAGAGAATTAGGAAAGAAGTTAATGGAATTAATGATGTTAGACAAGCCATTTGTTGCTGTTAAATTAGCCAAGTCTAAGGATGAGATTCCAGAAGGTTATGAAGAGCCAGAGAAAGAGATGAGACACTGTGAAATGATACAAAAGGCAAGATTAGAGAGAAAGAAGTTGTATGCAACAGTAGATAAACACCTCTGTAAAGGAGGAGCCTATGCCCTTGGAGTTTTTAGAAACCCACCAGAGCCATTAGCTACAGGAAAGCTTTATGTTAAGTTAGGGAACTACATAAATGAAGATGTTGCTAAGAAGGTTGTTGATGCAATTCCAAAGGTTAAGGAAGAAATTTATGCTACTGTCTATGCTCCATTAGATGAAACTGACTTCATTCCAGACTCTATAGTCTTTATAGGCTTACCATTGTATGCTTTAAGATTGGTTCAAGCTCTCCTCTACCACCAAGGAATTAGATTCCAAGCAGACTTTGCAGGAATCCAATCCCTATGTGCTGATGCAGTAGCAGCTGTTTATGTAAGAAAAGCTCCTAACATGACACTTGGATGTAATGGATCAAGAAAATATGCTGAGATCAAGCCAGAAGAGGTTATAGTGGCATTCCCAGTTAATAAGTTAAAGGATGTTGTTGAAGCTATAGAGAAGTTTAGACAAATATGGAGTTGTCACTAA
- a CDS encoding 4Fe-4S dicluster domain-containing protein — MINKILSIFKKESNKNEKSKIENSKNSKKREIYIDYNYCKNCLACYRACKLNVFDLVDNRVKIVNKENCVFCEACLKVCRYGALKILN; from the coding sequence ATGATAAATAAAATATTAAGTATTTTCAAAAAAGAAAGTAATAAAAATGAAAAGTCTAAAATTGAAAATTCTAAAAATAGTAAAAAGAGAGAAATATATATAGATTATAATTATTGTAAAAACTGCTTAGCATGCTATAGAGCTTGTAAGCTCAATGTTTTTGATTTAGTAGACAATAGAGTTAAAATAGTTAATAAAGAGAATTGTGTTTTTTGTGAAGCTTGCTTAAAAGTTTGTAGATATGGAGCCTTAAAAATTCTAAACTAA